DNA sequence from the Candidatus Sysuiplasma acidicola genome:
TGACGTTCACGTTGTAGAAAATATTATTGAGGCGCATCTTCGAGCGCTCATCGCACATACTGCGGAGGCGTCTTCAGAAGCTCCGCCACCCTCTTGTTCATTTCAGAAATAAAATGCTCGTCCTTGATGGACTCCAGATTTATTTCAAGATTCTCATAGGCGCCCTTGAGCGCCGCTTCGGCCATTATGCTTCCGACTAGTGCATCTGAACGGCTGTTTCTGTTCCCGTATTCAACCATGAAGTTCGCCATTTCCTCGAGCTCCGCGCATAAGTTCATAACCTCCAGCGGTACCTCCGTCGCCCTCTTCAGCGCCGTCTGGATCCTTTCGAATCGCTTGAGCTTCTGCAGTTCCGTCTCTCTTGGCAGCGAAAGCGCTTTCATGACTGCCTCAAAGCTTCTTGCATCTGCATCCGCGAGTCTGAGCAGCATCCTGCTTATGCGTTCTCCTCTCTTCCTGATGCCCGCGACCTGCCCCTGGACGCCCGCATACGCCTGTTTGCCGATCGTCAGATTGCAGTCCATTACTATGAGCGCTGCAGCAGTGGCGCC
Encoded proteins:
- a CDS encoding cyclodeaminase/cyclohydrolase family protein, yielding MTSYSDKKISEFIKELASSAPTPGGGSASAIIGATAAALIVMDCNLTIGKQAYAGVQGQVAGIRKRGERISRMLLRLADADARSFEAVMKALSLPRETELQKLKRFERIQTALKRATEVPLEVMNLCAELEEMANFMVEYGNRNSRSDALVGSIMAEAALKGAYENLEINLESIKDEHFISEMNKRVAELLKTPPQYVR